A single window of Pyrus communis chromosome 10, drPyrComm1.1, whole genome shotgun sequence DNA harbors:
- the LOC137747891 gene encoding agamous-like MADS-box protein AGL29: MRGRKKIQMELIESQHARQVSFSKRRSSLFKKASELCTMCAVQVLLVIFSLGRKPFSFGYPSVHSVLNRFHQFQNPDASSSQSEATKEPVMQGLNDSFSHLLEQVKFEQKRGKQLNRKIMEHSGPDWLKAPMDSLNLEELRKVKETLVDVKKKIKKQRDELLAEPLASSNNNSIELAHCPESNLVGDISSVHPQGSLTFREEE; this comes from the coding sequence ATGAGGGGCCGCAAAAAGATTCAAATGGAGTTGATTGAGAGTCAACATGCACGGCAAGTCTCTTTCTCCAAACGCAGATCCAGCCTCTTCAAAAAGGCTAGTGAGCTTTGCACCATGTGTGCTGTTCAGGTTTTACTGGTTATCTTCTCACTTGGAAGGAAGCCCTTTTCTTTTGGCTACCCTTCCGTTCATTCGGTACTTAACAGGTTTCATCAGTTTCAAAACCCTGATGCCAGTAGCAGTCAAAGCGAGGCTACAAAAGAACCAGTTATGCAAGGTCTTAACGACAGCTTCTCTCATTTACTTGAACAAGTGAAATTTGAGCAGAAAAGGGGAAAGCAATTGAACAGGAAAATAATGGAGCATTCGGGGCCTGATTGGTTAAAAGCACCAATGGATAGCCTCAACCTCGAGGAGTTACGCAAGGTCAAGGAAACCCTTGTCGAtgtaaaaaagaagataaaaaagcaAAGGGATGAGCTTCTAGCCGAACCTCTTGCATCCTCAAACAATAATTCTATCGAGTTGGCTCATTGTCCTGAATCTAACCTAGTTGGAGACATTTCTTCTGTTCATCCTCAAGGCTCATTAACTTTTAGGGAGGAAGAGTGA